In Aedes albopictus strain Foshan chromosome 3, AalbF5, whole genome shotgun sequence, the genomic window ACTGCTGGATTGTGGTTATGTTTGCACATCCAAGGTGGAGGCGATGCAGGTTCTGGAACTGGGGGTTGACCCCGAGTGGATTCTGTTGAAGAGCGTGGCGGACAATGAAGATCTTTTGAAGTTTGCTCGACGGAAACGTTTGCTGGTCACGTTTAGGGATGAACAGGAACTAAGGAGTATTCATCGCAGTTATCCGGAAGCAGAGTGAGGTTTATGGTGCATAAAAACACGAAAATATTACCAGTAATTGTATGCTTTTGCTTTTTAGGTTACTAATAAACTTTGGTTATGAACTAGATCCAAGTCTAGAGCACGATTCTCAAATAGAAACCCATGAACTCCTGAACCTTGCTAAGGAACTCGGAATGGATGTCATAGGTTGGAGCTTCGAATCAACGACTAGTCATAGGGACCAAGACATAATGTATGATGTCGTTCGAAAAGGGCGAGAAATCACTGACTTCGCCATGATCGTTGGGTTCGATTTCAATTTCATCAATCTAGGTAACGGGATTCCGGAATGCCAAGACCAAGACTTGTCGCAGTATGCCACCCAGGTCAATCGATCGCTGCAAGAGTTCTTCCCAGATCGTCGTAACTTCACGATAGTGGCCGAATCGGGATCTTTCCACTGTGCTGCAGCTGTGACGGCAATCAGCACTGTCAATGGCAAACGAATCTTCTGGCATCCGGAGTTTCCGTCGCAAATTGATAGGGTGTTCTACTATTTGAACCATGACATCGGCGACGGGAGCTCGAACTTTCAACCCATAATTTGGAAGAACCCCAAGGATTGTGGGATGGTTTGTCGGTCCAGTTTGTATGCATCCAGCAATGAGTGCCTGATAGAGAACCTATCTCTTCCAGAGGTGAACGAGATGGATTTCCTGGTGTTTGAAAATCAAGGTGCCAGCACGAGTGACCTGATGAGGTTACCAGTGCTTCCAATCACATTGACGTTCGTGCGCAGGAGCATGTGGTAAGACTTGAATTTATTGGAAGAAGGATTCCTCAATGTTTATATATGTTTCAATTCAATATTTCAGGCACTTTTTGGAATCACTGTCAAGCTCGGACAGTCCAAGAAGGTTTATACTGAATTCTCAATATCTTGCGAAGGAATCGAAGATCGAACGgttgaaatttaattaaatgatatGTAACATATCTAAAAATCCATTAGCATTTATACtagttttaaacatttaaacATCAAAAATGTAAAGTAATAAATAAAACCACTGTATATAATTTACACGTTTTACAGAAAGTGAGTCCAAACTttagcttttttgtcagtaaaACCATTTCATCATTATTTAGAGACATGTATTCAAACACCTTCGATTTGAAATCTGCTTTTTCTCATGACATGTTTACAGACTTTACAATTTAATTCCAAACTTGGCCGCCTCATCCTTGTACTTCTCCGCAAAGGTGTTATCCGGATCGTACTTTCCGCGCAGAGAATTCCACTCATTGGGACGCTGCTCGATCAAAAACTTTGCCACCTTGGCCGTGACTTCCCGTTGCTTCTCGTTACACTTGGAACATCCAGTGGCGATGGCATCTGGCAAATACTTCTTCAGCTCGTTTCCTTCCGGGGTGCATGGACCGGCTTCCATCAGGCAGTTGAAGTAGTTCTTGAAGAGACGATCCGAGCTGAGGATTTCATCCACGTCGATGTTGTCGTACTTGGTGGGATAGCTGTCCTGAGCGATTGCCAAGGCAAACAGAGCGAATAGAATGACGATCTTCATGGTTGATGTGTTGCAATTAGCCGATCCGTTGAAGGCACTGAATTGAACTGTGCCAATCGTTTGAAATCATTCGGATTTTATACTAACTTATTGTATCGATAAAACCTCTACCTACAGATAGAAGTACAGATGCATTAAAATAAAATTACGTCAAAATGAAAACAATGCAAGTAATGCATTGCATGTAATAATCCACAGTACTATTGAAAACAGTAGCTTAACAGCGTTGCGAGAAATGAAAAAGATCAAC contains:
- the LOC115256266 gene encoding ornithine decarboxylase-like; translation: MDLLNVLKCRLEIVDDSITTRQLIDELVSCGPLDAPVHLTELDNVVKRHYQWVRQMPVVHPFYTVRSNNDTRILGATVLLDCGYVCTSKVEAMQVLELGVDPEWILLKSVADNEDLLKFARRKRLLVTFRDEQELRSIHRSYPEAELLINFGYELDPSLEHDSQIETHELLNLAKELGMDVIGWSFESTTSHRDQDIMYDVVRKGREITDFAMIVGFDFNFINLGNGIPECQDQDLSQYATQVNRSLQEFFPDRRNFTIVAESGSFHCAAAVTAISTVNGKRIFWHPEFPSQIDRVFYYLNHDIGDGSSNFQPIIWKNPKDCGMVCRSSLYASSNECLIENLSLPEVNEMDFLVFENQGASTSDLMRLPVLPITLTFVRRSMWHFLESLSSSDSPRRFILNSQYLAKESKIERLKFN
- the LOC109433346 gene encoding ejaculatory bulb-specific protein 3-like yields the protein MKIVILFALFALAIAQDSYPTKYDNIDVDEILSSDRLFKNYFNCLMEAGPCTPEGNELKKYLPDAIATGCSKCNEKQREVTAKVAKFLIEQRPNEWNSLRGKYDPDNTFAEKYKDEAAKFGIKL